From Staphylococcus delphini, one genomic window encodes:
- a CDS encoding phosphoglycerate kinase translates to MAKKDVTNVELKDKVVLVRADFNVPMKDGEITNDNRIVQALPTLKYIIEQGGKVVVFSHLGKVKEESDKEKLSLAPVAKRLSEKLGQDVQFIPETRGEKLESAIQALNSGDVLMFENTRFEDVDGKKESKNDSELGRYWASLGDIFVNDAFGTAHREHASNVGISTHLETVAGFLMEKEIKFIGGVVENPNKPVVAILGGAKVSDKIGVIENLLNIADKVLIGGGMAYTFLKAQGKEIGLSLLEADKIDFAKDLLERASDQIVLPVDAKVAKEFSNDAQITTVSIDDIPEDQEAMDIGPETVALFKEQLKGAHTVVWNGPMGVFEFSNFAQGTIGVCEAIAELQDATTIIGGGDSAAAAMQLGFEDDFTHISTGGGASLEYLEGKELPGIKAISNL, encoded by the coding sequence ATGGCAAAAAAGGATGTCACAAATGTTGAATTAAAGGATAAGGTTGTTCTTGTACGTGCGGATTTCAATGTTCCTATGAAAGACGGCGAAATCACGAACGACAACCGTATCGTTCAAGCATTGCCAACTTTAAAGTACATCATTGAGCAAGGTGGGAAAGTGGTCGTATTCTCACACTTAGGTAAAGTGAAAGAAGAAAGTGATAAAGAGAAACTTTCACTAGCACCTGTTGCAAAACGTTTATCAGAAAAATTAGGTCAAGATGTCCAATTTATTCCTGAAACACGTGGCGAAAAATTAGAGTCTGCAATCCAAGCATTAAATTCAGGTGATGTGTTGATGTTTGAAAATACACGTTTTGAAGATGTTGACGGTAAGAAAGAATCTAAAAATGACAGTGAATTAGGTCGTTACTGGGCATCACTTGGCGATATTTTTGTTAATGATGCATTCGGTACAGCCCACCGTGAACACGCGTCAAACGTTGGTATTTCAACACATTTAGAAACAGTTGCTGGATTTTTAATGGAAAAAGAAATTAAATTTATCGGCGGCGTTGTTGAAAATCCAAACAAACCGGTTGTTGCTATCCTTGGTGGTGCGAAAGTTTCTGATAAAATCGGTGTTATCGAAAACCTATTAAACATTGCTGACAAAGTGCTGATCGGTGGCGGTATGGCCTACACATTCTTAAAAGCACAAGGCAAAGAGATCGGTCTTTCATTACTTGAAGCAGATAAAATTGACTTCGCGAAAGATTTATTAGAACGTGCAAGCGATCAAATCGTATTACCAGTTGATGCAAAAGTTGCGAAAGAATTCTCAAACGATGCACAAATTACAACCGTTTCTATCGACGACATTCCTGAAGACCAAGAAGCAATGGATATTGGTCCTGAGACAGTTGCACTTTTCAAAGAACAATTAAAAGGTGCGCATACAGTGGTATGGAATGGACCAATGGGTGTGTTTGAATTCAGTAATTTTGCACAAGGTACAATTGGTGTTTGTGAGGCGATTGCTGAACTGCAAGATGCGACAACAATTATCGGTGGTGGCGATTCTGCAGCAGCGGCAATGCAACTTGGCTTTGAAGATGACTTCACGCACATTTCTACAGGTGGCGGCGCGTCATTAGAATACTTAGAAGGTAAAGAATTACCAGGCATTAAAGCAATTTCAAATCTATAA
- the gpmI gene encoding 2,3-bisphosphoglycerate-independent phosphoglycerate mutase, which produces MAKKPTALIILDGFANREEVHGNAVKQAHKPNFDRYYEKYPTTQIEASGLDVGLPEGQMGNSEVGHMNIGAGRIVYQSLTRINKSIEDGDFFDNDVLNKAMDHALNNHSALHIFGLLSDGGVHSHYKHLFALLELAKRKNLTKVYVHAFLDGRDVDQKSALKYIDETEEKFKALGVGQFASVSGRYYAMDRDKRWDREQKAYDAIRGFSDVKYASAREGVQANYDNNLTDEFVEPFVVENQNNGVNDGDAVIFYNFRPDRAGQMSEIFTSKAFDGFEVERVNDLFYATFTKYNDQVDSAVVFEKVDLKNTIGEVAQDNGLVQLRIAETEKYPHVTYFMNGGQNEEFEGERRILINSPKVATYDLKPEMSAYEVRDALLEELDKGELDLIILNFANPDMVGHSGMLEPTIKAIEAVDECLGDVVDKILDMDGQAIITADHGNSDEVLTDDDQPMTTHTTNPVPVIVTKEGVTLRETGRLGDLAPTLLDLLNIKQPEDMTGESLIQH; this is translated from the coding sequence ATGGCAAAAAAACCTACAGCGCTGATTATTCTTGATGGGTTTGCGAATCGAGAAGAAGTACACGGTAATGCTGTTAAACAAGCGCATAAACCAAACTTTGATCGCTACTATGAGAAGTATCCTACGACTCAAATTGAAGCAAGTGGTTTAGATGTGGGACTTCCTGAAGGACAAATGGGGAATTCAGAAGTGGGCCATATGAACATTGGTGCTGGACGTATTGTGTACCAAAGCTTAACTCGTATCAATAAATCTATTGAAGATGGCGACTTTTTCGATAATGACGTCTTAAACAAAGCGATGGACCATGCATTAAACAATCATAGTGCATTACACATCTTTGGTTTGCTTTCTGATGGTGGCGTACACAGTCATTACAAACATTTATTCGCGTTGTTAGAATTAGCGAAACGTAAAAACTTAACAAAAGTTTATGTCCACGCATTTTTAGATGGTCGTGACGTTGATCAAAAATCAGCTTTAAAATATATCGACGAAACAGAAGAGAAATTTAAAGCATTAGGTGTAGGTCAATTTGCATCTGTATCAGGACGTTACTATGCAATGGACCGTGATAAACGTTGGGATCGCGAACAAAAAGCGTACGATGCGATTCGCGGATTCAGTGATGTGAAGTACGCATCAGCGCGTGAAGGTGTTCAAGCAAACTACGACAACAATTTAACTGATGAATTTGTTGAACCGTTTGTAGTTGAAAATCAAAACAATGGTGTGAACGATGGCGATGCTGTCATTTTCTACAACTTCAGACCAGACCGTGCTGGCCAGATGTCTGAAATCTTTACGAGCAAAGCATTCGACGGTTTTGAAGTTGAGCGCGTGAATGATTTATTCTATGCGACATTTACAAAATACAATGATCAAGTCGATTCAGCAGTTGTATTTGAAAAAGTAGACTTGAAAAATACAATTGGTGAAGTGGCACAAGACAATGGTTTAGTTCAATTACGTATTGCTGAAACTGAAAAATATCCACACGTGACATATTTTATGAACGGTGGACAAAATGAAGAGTTCGAAGGTGAACGTCGTATTTTAATTAATTCGCCTAAAGTTGCAACGTATGACTTAAAACCTGAAATGAGTGCTTACGAAGTGCGTGATGCATTACTTGAAGAGTTGGATAAAGGCGAGTTAGACTTGATTATCCTTAACTTTGCCAACCCTGACATGGTAGGCCACAGTGGAATGTTAGAGCCAACGATCAAAGCGATTGAGGCTGTAGATGAATGTTTAGGTGACGTTGTTGATAAAATCTTAGACATGGACGGACAAGCGATTATTACGGCCGACCATGGTAACTCAGATGAAGTATTAACAGATGACGATCAACCGATGACAACACATACGACTAACCCAGTGCCTGTCATTGTCACAAAAGAAGGCGTCACATTACGTGAAACAGGCCGTCTTGGCGATTTAGCACCAACGTTACTTGATTTATTGAACATCAAACAACCTGAAGATATGACGGGTGAATCATTAATTCAACATTAA
- the tpiA gene encoding triose-phosphate isomerase codes for MRKPIIAGNWKMNKTVQEARDFVQALPALPDTNEVEAVICAPTIQLDALISLTKDNVAPGLKIGAQNTYFEDSGAFTGETSPVALEALGVSYVVIGHSERRDLFHETDEDINKKAHAVFNHNMTPIICVGESDEERESGQANEIVEAQVEKALKGLSDEQIKQVVIAYEPIWAIGTGKSSTAKDANEMCAAVRQKIAKLTSDEVAQATRIQYGGSVKPGNIKEYMAETDIDGALVGGASLKVEDYTQLLEGAK; via the coding sequence GTGAGAAAACCAATCATCGCAGGTAACTGGAAAATGAACAAAACTGTACAAGAAGCAAGAGATTTTGTACAAGCGTTACCAGCATTACCAGATACAAATGAAGTTGAGGCAGTGATTTGTGCGCCTACCATTCAACTTGATGCACTGATTTCATTAACAAAAGACAATGTTGCGCCAGGTCTTAAAATTGGTGCGCAAAACACTTATTTTGAAGATAGTGGTGCGTTCACAGGGGAAACATCTCCAGTCGCATTAGAAGCATTAGGTGTAAGCTACGTTGTTATCGGTCACTCTGAACGTCGTGACTTATTCCACGAAACAGATGAAGATATTAACAAAAAAGCACATGCAGTATTTAACCACAACATGACACCAATCATTTGTGTGGGTGAATCAGATGAAGAACGTGAAAGTGGTCAAGCGAACGAAATCGTTGAAGCACAAGTAGAAAAAGCATTAAAAGGTTTATCAGATGAACAAATTAAACAAGTTGTTATCGCATACGAACCCATTTGGGCGATTGGTACAGGTAAATCTTCAACAGCGAAAGATGCGAACGAAATGTGTGCAGCAGTTCGTCAAAAAATCGCGAAATTAACAAGTGATGAAGTGGCACAAGCGACACGTATTCAATACGGCGGTAGTGTTAAACCAGGCAATATTAAAGAATATATGGCTGAAACTGATATTGATGGCGCATTAGTTGGTGGCGCATCACTTAAAGTAGAAGATTATACTCAATTGTTAGAAGGTGCAAAATAA